Proteins from one Mesoplasma sp. JKS002658 genomic window:
- a CDS encoding lipoprotein — protein sequence MKKLLSFLAVLGLTTTAVTSVIACTDKSKDPIPGPGDGNTNGDYSDSLKMYQDTINTIFSSVMQKSASKLVMQVDMANPDQNESGYQFLNYEVLKEYLKRGETEISFAKDSPELSGFQTDLYSLYPDDSWNQGITTKIKNNDSLQNLIPKDGNVLGTYQVDDLVINISQNPSDSNDFAISVKSHFKRFFNYLAEDGKTAQSFDSSQYLNAIITSNDRIVKVIQTVQDELPTKLISVPNAEGGTQFKYSELKGANEKLKAYGYIDDTVVNAINNKDEINGKVYNNIFSYTQTTLRRMFESDDATVEISGDLADSGTFSTIGSYLGDDAYTNSKFVSDITNNQFMNKLIFKTKDESEYLDEDTAVSDMRQIFTTIGSPTFGNSLKTFLKQNGADQTQIDSLANTAYSYGYFNLDNITIKISEDYPAITVPRISVPWVYEANLAYGNNRETNFLGAYYDALKVVNTHTVQLNALDKVNEVLFQTTDSFKEAFLGDLILKGINDTSNGTLGVSIAQINDWFNQNPESSAITLGISSYKTNYFTFSAVEDEINQDPFYQFEGYHTFVQNPLLNNLDSLVIRKTRSGKIGLGYANVVTGYGWVNTFDWKQNIGNARMNFYFPFGFYEDSVPWHDSSEPISELTKLKDGLKSSVDDFLLWELN from the coding sequence ATGAAAAAGTTATTAAGTTTTTTAGCTGTTCTTGGGTTGACAACAACTGCGGTTACTAGTGTTATTGCTTGTACTGACAAATCTAAAGACCCAATTCCAGGTCCAGGTGATGGAAACACAAATGGTGATTACAGTGATTCACTAAAGATGTATCAAGATACTATTAACACTATTTTTAGTAGTGTTATGCAAAAAAGTGCCAGCAAATTGGTGATGCAAGTTGATATGGCAAATCCTGATCAGAATGAAAGTGGTTACCAGTTTCTTAATTATGAAGTTTTAAAAGAATATTTAAAGCGAGGTGAAACAGAAATATCTTTTGCAAAAGATTCACCAGAATTATCGGGATTTCAAACTGACTTGTACAGTTTATATCCTGATGATTCTTGAAACCAAGGAATCACTACTAAGATCAAAAATAATGATAGTCTTCAAAATTTGATTCCAAAAGATGGTAATGTTTTAGGAACTTATCAAGTTGATGATCTTGTGATTAATATCAGTCAAAATCCCAGTGATTCTAATGATTTTGCCATTAGCGTAAAATCTCATTTTAAACGTTTTTTTAATTATTTAGCTGAGGATGGCAAAACTGCTCAAAGTTTTGATTCTTCACAATATTTAAATGCAATAATTACTAGTAATGACCGAATTGTTAAGGTTATTCAAACAGTGCAAGATGAATTACCAACTAAGTTGATTTCAGTACCAAATGCTGAGGGAGGAACGCAGTTTAAGTATTCAGAATTAAAAGGTGCGAATGAAAAGTTAAAGGCTTATGGCTATATTGATGATACTGTTGTCAATGCGATTAACAATAAAGACGAAATTAATGGTAAAGTGTATAACAATATTTTTTCTTATACCCAAACAACTCTTCGAAGAATGTTTGAAAGTGATGATGCAACAGTGGAAATATCTGGGGATTTAGCTGATTCTGGCACTTTTAGTACTATTGGTTCTTATTTAGGGGATGATGCTTATACAAATAGTAAGTTTGTTTCGGATATTACAAATAATCAGTTTATGAATAAATTGATTTTTAAAACTAAAGATGAAAGTGAATATTTAGATGAAGATACTGCAGTTAGCGATATGCGTCAAATCTTTACCACGATTGGTAGTCCTACTTTTGGAAATTCATTAAAAACTTTTTTAAAGCAAAATGGTGCTGATCAAACCCAAATAGATTCTTTAGCAAACACTGCTTATTCCTATGGTTATTTCAATTTAGATAATATCACCATTAAGATTTCTGAAGATTATCCTGCAATTACGGTTCCTAGAATCTCAGTTCCTTGAGTTTATGAAGCTAATTTAGCTTATGGTAATAATCGAGAAACTAATTTTTTAGGTGCATATTATGATGCTTTAAAAGTTGTTAACACGCACACAGTTCAATTAAATGCTTTAGATAAAGTTAATGAAGTTTTATTTCAGACAACAGATTCGTTTAAAGAAGCATTTTTAGGTGATTTGATTTTGAAAGGAATTAATGATACTTCAAATGGTACCTTAGGAGTATCAATCGCTCAAATCAATGATTGATTTAACCAAAATCCCGAATCATCCGCCATTACTTTAGGGATATCTTCTTATAAGACAAATTATTTTACTTTTTCTGCAGTAGAAGACGAAATTAATCAGGATCCTTTTTATCAATTTGAAGGATATCATACATTTGTTCAAAACCCCTTATTAAATAATCTTGATTCACTTGTAATTAGAAAAACACGTAGTGGAAAAATTGGACTTGGTTATGCAAATGTAGTTACTGGTTATGGTTGAGTAAATACTTTTGATTGAAAACAAAATATTGGTAATGCTAGAATGAATTTTTATTTTCCCTTTGGATTTTATGAAGATTCAGTACCTTGGCATGATTCTAGCGAACCAATTTCTGAGTTAACAAAACTGAAAGATGGGCTTAAGAGTAGTGTTGATGATTTCTTGCTTTGAGAATTAAATTAA